DNA from Methanomassiliicoccales archaeon:
CGCCAGATATACTTGGCCATGCCCGGCTTCATGAGGCCCGGGGACTATGATGTCGAGAACGGCACCTACTGGTACCTGGGGGCATTCAGCTACGGTATGTCATTGCCTGACGAATATTGGCCTTCGGCCTGGAAATGGTTCTCCATGCAAGACACCGAGACACCATCTCCAGTAAACCGTCCGGCCTTCCTTTCATGGTGGGACTATGGTTTCGAGGCCATGCAGGAAGGTGACCACCCGTCGGTGGCCGACAACTTCCAGAACGGCTATCAGTTCGCTGGTAGCTTCCTCATGACCCAGACCGAGGAGGGCGCCATCGCTCTGCTCATCGTGCGTTGCGTGGAGAAGGACATCACCGACAGTAGCAATCCGGCCTATGCTGGTATACTGTCCTCGATGGAAACCTACGGGGTGGACGTAGCCAAAATAAAGGATATCATGACCAGCCCCGCTTCCTACGTGAAGATGGTCCTGGATAACCCGGAGATCTATGGTTATTACGAATCGGATCTCAGTGCGGGGAACGCCAAATACGCCGCGGCCAAGGCGGAGCTGTCCAAGCTTGACAAGGGCCAGCTGGTCTCTCTGTACAACGAGGTAAGGAGCATCACCGGGAACGACATCGGCTATATCTCAGTGGACAGCCGGCTGTTCCCCTTCTCCGCTACATCCTACAACATCTTCTACGCTCCCGCAAAGCTGTCCGACCAGCGTGTTGACGAAAACACCAACACTCCCTACGATTATTACCAGATATACGCCATCGACAGCTACGGTCTCCAGATCCCACTGGACGAGGTGACCTCGAGCGATCAGATAGTCGATTACGAGATCGTCTACACCGAGGCGTTCTACGACACCATGCTTTACCGCGTCTTCATGGGATATGGACCCAGCGACGTGGGAGCTACCGAACAGGGCATACCGGGCGTCTCCGGCAGCCTGTCCAACCTGCCATCTATGCAGGCCTGGAACATGAGCAACTTCCGCATGGTCTACCGTACCGCCTACTACAACCCCTACCCCAGTACGGAAGTGGCCAACCACTCCGATTCCTGGAGGGCCATCTCATATGATGAGGGCATCGAGCTGTACGGCAAGATCAGCACTGGTGAGGTCATCGGGACGATCGACCTTTCCTCATCCAGCCTATATCAGGGAGTGGTCTTCCTGCAGTACTACGATGGTGCGATCATCGAGGGTACCGCCGTTTCCGACTCCGGAAGGCCCATGGCCAACTTGTGGGTCACTGTGCTGGACGAGTACGGAATACCGCATCAGACGGTCCAGACCGACGCCGATGGGCACTACAGCCTGATCGCTCCCTTCGGTGATGTCACAGTGGTGTTCTCCTACGGCGACCTGGACCTGCGCCTGCAGGTAGGTACCGAGCTATACTCCACGACTCTGAACATCACCTACGACCAGGCCATGCGGGTCCCGGACGATGTAAATAAGGATGGCCAGCTAGATTACATGATAGATCTGGACGTCATCATTACCGGCGGCTCCATCGAGGGTCAGGTGTACTTGGACCTGGACGAGAACGGCAAGTTCTCCACGGCAGATGAGGCCCTGATCGGCGCCACAGTGGTGTTCGAGAACGGGACATCGGGCTACCGAGCCGAAGTGGTATCCACCGCGGATGGCTACGAGATCATAGGTGTATCTCCAATGAACGGGACCATGTGGGTGGAGTATCAGGGACACGTGTTCGGTGAGAAGGAGGTCAGTGTCAAGATCGGGACCCCGATCGTAGCTGACTTCGCCTATACACCCGCCAGCGTGACCGGTTCCGTCCTCCTTGAGGACGGCAACGCCGCCAACGGGGTTGAAATATCCTTGCTCGATCAGACCAGCGGAACGGTCATAGAGACCACTACGGACGCATCAGGCGCCTATTCGTTCCAGGGGCTGCTACCCGGCAATTATACTATCCAGACGCCCGATGGCACTGTCCTTGAGAATTCCGAACTGCTATTGTCCGAGGGAGATGCCCGGAACCTAGACCTCGTACTGTACCAGTCAATGCGCATATCTGGCCTGGTCAGTTATGATGGGAATGCGGTGTCCAACGCCATGATCGGTCTCTCCGGAGACTATGGTGTGGTGTGGGTGCGCAGCGACTCCCGCGGCCGATACTCCGTTGTAATGCCCAAAGGCAACGTGTCCGTGTATGCCACGGCCACTGTGAACGGGCAAGAGGTCGTCTACCTATCCAAGGTCCTGGCCACCGATAGCATGGTCCTGAACTTGCAGACTGGCGAGGCCGTGATACTGGAAGGCAATGTGCAGTCCGGTGGAAGCGGCGCGCCCGGAGCGACGATACGTATGGAATCCAGAACCACTGGTGCGGTGTTCAATGCCGTGACCAATACCGACGGCGGCTTCAGGGCCGTTCTGCCGGCGGACCTGTACTTCGTCTACATGTACGACGAATCTCGCTCCTATTGGGAGGATATCTACCTGGACGCTTCCGTGTCGTCCACCTTCAACATGCTATCCTCGGTCAAGATGACCGGCACAGCCTGGTACGACGCCAACGGCGACGGGGTCATATCCTCAGGCGAGAGGTTGAGCGGCGTGCTGGTTAGCATTGCGGACCAGGACGGCCGTAAGGTAACGGTGGCCACCGATTCCACTGGCCAATACACATTCGGACTGGTGGCTGGAAGGAGCTATACCCTAACCGCCATCAAGGCCGGTTATGACCTTCTGTCCAAGAACTTCGCCTCGTTCGACACCAGCGTCACCTCGGACCTGAAAATGCTGGCCACAGAGAGGCAGGTCAGTGGGAGGATATCCATGGCCATTTCGGGCGTCATCGTCTCCTTCACTGCCGATAGCGGTTCAGCTTCTAGCAGGACAGCGGAGACCACGGCCGATGGCAGTTTCTCGTTGAGCCTCGTTCCCGGCGATTACCTGATCAAAGTTGATCAGAACGTCATTCCGGGTAATACATCGGTGAAGTACCAATCGCTCGAATCCATGGAGTTGACCATTGACATAGGCCACGATCCCACCTCACTCGAAGTTGAGGTCGTGGAGAGGGTCCTGGTCACTGGGACCGTGAGCCCCAGCGGTACGGTCACTATGGTGTTCGACGGTCCAGAAAGGACCGCTGTATCGGCTGTTACCACCTATTCCGTATACCTGCAGGAAGGCGACTACTCCCTGTACGTCAAGGTGGACAATTCCACCCAACACTCGGCCGATCTGTCCTCGGTCACCATAAGCGGACCGACGACCTTGGACGTGGCGGCTGCCACAGCAGACCAGGTGGTGCTACGTGCGAACCTTGACGGCGCCGTCACCAGCAACGTTAACATATCCATAATGTCAGGGGGCGCGTATTATAACGTGACCTCCTCCGCGGCCGGACTGGCCACCGTATATCTTTCCCCTGGTACATACACAGCCTCCGTGGACCATCGCACCGTGGCCAAGGTCGATCTTGTGGATAGGTATGTGCGCTACACCGGGGAGACCAGCTTTACGATGGCATCCTCCCTGATGAACGTGGCGATCTTGACCACCAGGACACTGGACAATGCCACCATCATGGGGCAGGTGCTCAGTTCTGAAACGCTCATATCCTCGTCTATACAGTTCCAGGCCTTATCAGAGACGGCCATGGACCTGTCCGTGGATGCGCCCTTCGGCGACTACTCGGTACAACTCGCCCCTGGCAATTACAGCGTCTACGCTCTCAGCATGGACAACACCAAGGCCTTCCTCGGCACCTTAATGATCGCTGAACCGGGGACGTTCGAATACGATGTGGAGCTGGTCGGGTCCTTACGCCTGTCTGGAGTGACATTCGCCAACGATGTTGGTGTGGATTCCAAGATGACCGTTACCGGCAACGAGGTGTACAGCTTCAACAGCAACGCGGACGGTATCTACGAAGTGTATCTGCCACCAAGGACCTATCTCCTTTCGGCTGAAACCCAGCTATTGGAGTCTGGGGTATTGGTAACATACACTGGCTATGAGAACGTCACCCTTACAGAAGTAACGTCAAAGGGGATCGTCATGGACAAGCAATTGTCCTATGCGGTGGAAGTGACCTGGGATACTAACCAGAAGGCCACCCTCAGTGCCGGTGAGACAGCCATATACACCATAAGGCTGGTCAATCTGGGAAATGTGGCCGACACCTTCAAGTTGACGGCTACTGGCACCGGCTGGGCAGTGGTGTTCTCGCAGTCCGAGATATCCCTGGACTATGGCACCGGCGCCAGCCAGCTCGTGACCGTGGAGGTGACCCCGTCCAGCACCATCATGGTGACGCACACTGCAGTGATCGTGAAAGCGACATCCATCTCCAACTCCTCGGCCACTAGCTCGGTGAGCCTGGATGCCGATATACTTCCTTTCCGTTCCGTTGGCCTAGAATATGTGGGGGCATTGCAGACGGACGGTAGCGATTACCTGTTCGAGGTGCCGCTCAGCAACCTTGGCAATATAGAGGACACGTATACCGTGACCATCGGCGACCAGGAAGCCCTGAGGGACCTGGGCTGGGAGGTCAAACTGGTGAACGGGACCGCCTTGAGCGATTCCCTCTCCTTGACGGTAGCCGCCTCTGACAGGGTCGATGTCCGGGTGTCCCTTGTGCCAATAAGGGAGAATCCGAGTCCGACGGTAAGCGTACAGATCGTAGCAGTGTCGGAGAACGATGCGGCGGTACAGACGACCCTGGACATGACCCCGGAGTTCGTGGGACTTGGCACCGGGGGCCTATCGATCACCGGTGACGGCATATCCGATAGCACGCCGAAGATAGGTGATGACACCATCATCCTGCTGGGCGTAACGCTCGCCCTAATGGCCGTGCTCCTGGTCCTCAGTATACAGAAGGGGGTGTTATCACGAAGAAAGCGCTGATGATCATACTGGTCGCTTGCCTGTTCATAGGGGCCATGCCCTTGGTCCAGGCCGATACCGCGACCTCTCCGCTGTACGCCCATTTGGACGGTCCGATGACGGTTACAGTAGGAGCGAACGCTCATTACGTACTGACCATGGTCGGTGGACCGGCCGAGGCGGGCGATGGCAATTATTCGTGGAAGGCGGAGCTGAATGGCGAGAACACCTACAATTCATTCCTTCTGCCCAACAGCGGGGGGCCCATCACATCCGGGGTGGTCTCGATCAATCTGACCGCACCAGAGGTCCCACAGACGTTGACCATCACGATCAACTGCACCTCTGCCAATACCGTGGAGACCGTCACAACCAGCATAGAATACAAGGTGCTGGTCGTTGAGCCGGTAGTGCTTTCGGCCACCATTAGGAACACCGGCAACGTCAGCGTCACCGACGTGCCCTTGGTACTGCAGATCTACCAGGACGGCGGGTGGGTGCAGTTCTACAACACCAGCCTGAGCCTGGAGGCCGGCGGGTCCTATGCCTTCCTTTACAATTGGACGGCCCTGGACCTTAAATCCGGGGAGCACAAGGTGAGGATGTTGCTGGACCCCAATAACCAGATAGTGACCTTTGAAGGCGGTTCCGCAGTGTACGAGACCACCATATATTACAAAATGTCAGGGTACGGGGGGGTCAACTCATTGCTCTGGGTATTGGTCATTCTCCTGGGATTCGTGACCTTCATGGTCTGGCGGCGCCCGAACCCGAAGACCAAGAGAAGACGCTGAAAACCTTTTATCACAATCTCTTTTCTAGATTGGACAACCGTTCTCTCAGTCTTTCTCCGGAAACGGCAATGGATACGTCGCCCCGGGTCTTCTCCAGCACCGAGCGGGCTATGTCCTGCTTACGCCTAATGGATACGAGGGCGTCGGGGTAGTCGAATCGCATGATGACCAAGAACAGTTCCTCCATGATGTCCAGATACTTCTCCGCAGCGGTCGTTTCACCGCGGCGAAGTGCTTCCAGGGAAAACCTTCTCAGCTCGCCGATGGTGTCGGCCATTCCCATGAGATAGGCAGTGCCGGGCATTCCCAGTTGCTCCGGGTCAGGCAGCTCCTGCCCATTGACTATCGAGGTGAGGATGGCCGCTTCGGCCACCTCCTGCAGGGCGTCTTGAACGATGCCAGAATGCCAGAGGTCCACATGTTCCGACAGGACGCTCTTGAGCTTGTGGGACTCGTCTATGGCCTCCGCTAAAAGCATTTCACCGTTCTGTCCCTTATGCATTCCGTGCACCACCCCGCTGGACATGCGAATGATGGCCCGGGATGACTTGATGGCTATCTCCCTTACAGTATCCTTCTCTTCCAGGGAGTCCTGTATGCGCTGGGCGATCCGCCCCAAGTTCTGCATGTAAGGAGATTGGGCCTGGGTATATGAAAAGGTTGCTCAGCCCCGGACCTGACGCATGTGCTCCACCCGCTTGCGGACCAGCTCACTTTTTCCGATATCATGACGCACGAACACATCCCCGCGGATGTGGGTCAGCCCCGCTTCGCAGACCGCCTCCGCCTCCTCGATGGTGTCAGCCACGCCCACCACTCCCAATGAACGGGAGGAGGTGGTGTATATGGTACCATCCTTCTCGTCCACCGCGGCATAATACAGTCGGGCGCCGGCCTTAGCTATGGCGTTCTCGTCCACAACCACCGGTCGTCCCGCCTTGGGATCGGTCCCATAGCCTGCCGGCACAACGTACTTGCAAACCGTCGCTTTGGGCAGAAATGGGACGTTGGAGCTCAACCTTCCATCGGCCACGCCTTGACAGACATCAAGCAGTCCCTCCGGCAACAACGATAGAACGTTCATCGCTTCTGGATCACCGAACCGGGCGTTGAACTCAATGACCTTGGGACCGTCCTTCGTAAGCATGAACTGACCATAGAGCACCCCTCTGTAAGGGGAACCGTTCTCCCTCATGGCTGCGATTGTCCTTTGCATGATCTCCTCCGCCGCCTCACGGTCCTGCTGCCTGACGAACGGCAACAGATGATCGGCATCGGTGTACGACCCCATCCCGCCGGTGTTAGGCCCCACATCCCCTTCATACGCCCGTTTGTGGTCCTGCACCAAAGGCATCCCTCTGACGTTCTTTCCATCGCAAAAACCCTGTAAAGTGAACTCCTCTCCCACCAGGCGTTCCTCGAGCACCACCCCGGCCCCGCCGATCTTGTGGTCCAGGACCTCCTTGACATAGCGGAGCACCTCCTCCTTTCCCATGAGATGCTCCCCTTCGACCTTGACCCCTTTACCGCCAGTAAGGCCCTCGGGTTTGACCACCAGCTCACCGGGAAAATCGTCAACGAAGACCTTTGCCGAGTCCAGGTCCTGAAAGGTGCCGAACTCCACGTTCCCCGGGACGCCATACTTTTTCAATAGTCTTCGTGAAAATCGCTTGGACGTCTCCAGCCTGGCCGCTGCCTGGGTAGGTCCAACGCAACCGATGCCCTTCCTGATCAGTTCGTCGGCCAATCCTGCTTCCAACGGTGCCTCGGGTCCGATGACCGCCAGCTCTATACCACTGGTCAGTGCGAACTCCGTGACCTTAGGCACGTCCGTCTCGTTCAAGAGCTTGACGCCTAGGGCCGCCCGGGCGATCCCCGGGTTCATGTTCTTCATGGCCGAATAGACCGCCGCTCCATCTCTGATCAGGGCTTCGACGATGGCGTGTTCCCGTCCACCGCCGCCCACCACCAGCACCTTGGTCTTCATGCGTGTCGTGGATGAGCGGGGACGCTAATAAATCAATTGGCGATCAGCCAAGAATTTTACTTACCAGTTCGTTCAATCCTTCCCCGGTGCGAACGCTCACCGTGTGGAGGTCCTTTCCTCCGCTCAGTTTGCGGTAGTCCGCTCTCACCCTATCAACGTCGATCTCCATATAAGCGGCGATATCCAGCTTGTTGAGGACCGCGATATCCGCCTCTTGGAATATCATGGGGTGCTTTCGCACCATGTCGTCCCCTTCGGTGACAGATATGACCACCAATCGCAGGTCCGTTCCCAACGGGAAATCGGCCGGGCAGACCAGGTTTCCCACGTTCTCGATGAACAGAAAATCGATCCCCATGAGGTCGATATCGTCCAAGGCGTGGTCTAATAGATTGGCGTCCAGGTGGCACTCCTTTCCGGTGTTGAGGTTGAAGGCCTTGACCCCGGCCGCGTGAAATCGATCGTAATCGTCCTGGCCAGCGACGTCTCCGGCGATGACCGCCACTCTCAACCCCCTGTCCATGAGCAACTTGGACAGCTTGATGATGAGAGCGGTCTTTCCGGCGCCCGTGGTGCCCATGACGTCCATCGACCTGATGCTGGACCCTCTGAGCTTCTGTAGATTATGCTCGGCCAGATGCTTGTTTTCGGCCAGCACGTCCGTTTCCATGCTGATGTGGGTGATCTTGTGCACGGAAGCGGATTTTACCTCCATAGTTAATAACTTTCCCTCAAAGCTTCCGTTCCGGCCAAAACGCATCCGACGAATTCATCCATCTTCTTACTTTTTTATACTATGGATAGAGGTTTTTCAGGTCATTTTATCGAATAACTTTTAAGTAATGTCACGCAAATATGTTTGCTCAATCAGCGATAGGTTCCAAAAAAAGGGATGGGGCCTGCAAGGGGGATTCTAATGAATAATCCAGATAATGTGCAAAGCATCAATTCGAAAACTGGCTTGGCCAAAAGGGCTGCCTTGTATCTAGGGATACTGGCATTTGCCCTGGTCCTGCTCTTGTTCTTGAGCGCGGGACAAGCCAGTGCCACCGATGTCTCGGCCGATATCACTACTGATACGACCTGGACGTCCGGAAGCATGTATAATGTGACGGTGCCTATCACCGTCGCTGCGAACGCCACATTGACGATTCAGGAGAACGTCACTGTTATTTTCGAGCCTGGCGCCTCCCTGACAGTGGAAGGCGGGCTGATAGTGCAGGGCTCTGCGGCCCTGCCGGTCGTTTTTGATTCTAACGCGACGGCCGGGTCGTACCTATGGAGCGGTGTGCTCTTCCTTGAGGACGCCACCGGTTCCGTGGAATACCTGACCATAATCAACGCCACGATTGGGCTTTACTTCCAGAACGCGACCGTCCCCTTCTCCAATGTTATGATACAGGGCGATGGGACCTACGGCGTGTTCTATGATCTGATCGAGGGCGACTGGACCCTGGCCATGAGCGACCTGACGGTCGACGGTGCCAGCACCGGAGTCTATGTCCAAAATGGCAACGGAAGCCTGGACCTGACCCTGCAGAACCTTGACATCACCGCGACCGGATATGGTGCCACCATAGGGGTCGGTTCCATGACCGACGATCTCAGAACGCTCGACCTGAGCGTGATGGACTGCAGCTTCACCGGCGGCTTCGTAGGCATATACGCCTACGCTGAGAACGGTGGCAGCGCCCTAGTGAACGGCTCCGAGTTCCTCGGACAGGAATGGAACGCCTACATATTCGAATCCAATGAAGGCGATATCGACGTCGAGATCGTCGACAGCGTCTTCGATGGCAGTTCCGCCAATTATGTAGTAGTATACATCGTCGAGGAGATCGACTATGAGTTCGAGCTGTATGGACAGCACTCCTGGGACGATACATATACCTCGGGATCATACTGGATCGACCTTCCCTTCGCCTTCAGTTATGAGGGCTATGAATACACCAGCGTGCTATTCAGTGAGGATGGCTGGCTGGACTTCAACATGGGGCAGCGCATAAATACGGTCGGAAATGCCGATCTGAGCTACCATGGGGATCAATTCTTCGGCTACATAATCGCCGATGACAACTCCTCCGCGCTCTTCAACTGGTTTGCGACCGATTCAGAAAATGATTGCAGCAACGCCTTCCAGGTGAAGCTGTTCGCCACCGGGGAGTTCCAGATCAACTTCGCCACAATGGATGGAGACGACTCCGACAATTGGGGACTGTGGACCTGGGATTTCGACTATGATCTCACCGATATGCTGGGCATCTCCTGCTGGGACGCAGATTACACAAGTTATCTGTTCACTCCTAACGCCTTGTCCGATGCTTTGGCTATATTTGTGACGGCCGATGTGGGCGATATCAACGTCGTCCTAAGCGGAAACACCATCACAAGCTATGCTTTGGGTGGAGTTTGGGTTTACGCATACGATGGCGACATGACCTTCGAGGCAACGGAGAACTCGGTCAGCAAGATGTATAGCTCCTTTGAGTCAATAATTTTGACCGAGACATACAACGGCACCACTGACGCTATCCTGGTGAACAACACCTTCGATCACATATGGAGCTACGCGGTGTTCTTCAGAACCTATAGCTCCGTCGGCGGGTCGGACTCCTTCGAGGTGATCGGAAACGTTTTCACCAAGACGATGTTCGGCGTCTATGCTTTCGTATATGTCGAGAGCGATGACCGCGATGAGCTGGTGAACGACACCTTGAGCGTCGTGGCCAACTTCCAGGACAACATCATGACCGACGCCTATGGGTTGGGTTGTGGCGTTTCTATCGATAGCTACGATCAGGTCAACTGGAACGTGACGGTGGAGCAGACCTTCACCGGAAACGTAATGACCCAGGAGAGGTTCGAGGGCAGTTCTCCCTTTGATATGCCATTTATGGGTTATTCACCCTGGATGATGTGGGCCTTTTTGGAAGTGGATGATTACGAGGACATCAACGCCACCAGCATGACCATCGATCACACCGTGACCATAACCGGTAACGAGATCGAGGCTCCTGTATACTTTGATGATGCGGGAATATCAGCTCAAAACTATGTCTACAACTACATGGGCGATGTTTCCAGCACGTGCGTGATGACCATCACCGACAACATCATCACCTTCGACTCCTGGGATAGCCTATACGTAGGTGGTTGGATCGAAGCGAATCTTGGAACGGTCGACTCCGACACCAGCCTGGTTATCGAAAACAACCAGATATATGGCTGGTCCTATTATGGCATAGATGTGGAGTGGGGTGCCTCAAACAATGATGATGAGATGGCACTAGACATGAACGCTGAGATCTACATCTCAGTGGTCGATAATCTGGTGGACGGATCGTACGAAGGCATCTATTTGGATGTCGAATACGACCAATACAACTGTGTCGGCGACTGGAACATCAACCTGACAGCGCACATGGACCAGAACCAACTGCTCAACGTCCATTACGGTATCGAGGCGTTCTTCGATGCCGGAGTTGAGTTTAGTGATTATTACTGGCCATACTATGACGAGGTGGCCGTGGGCAACATGGTGATCAATTACCTGCTGACCGCGGACGACAACGTCGTAACCAGCATGGATGGTGAAAATCCATGGAACAGCATCATCTACGTTGAGATCGACTATTGGGCCGATGTAAGTTATGACACCCTCTTCACTGAGGCCAATGTGCTGGTCAACGGTGCGGTCTCGGTAAGCGGCAACAATATAACTCAGGAATATGGGGATTTCAGATGCATCGGTGTCTGGCACGGATATGAAGTGCAAAAGACCGGTGACATGGAAGTGAACGTAGAGCTGGCCATCGATGACAACATCATCGATACTGACTACTACGCTGATTACGCCATCGAACTTTGGGACGCTGTCGAAATGTATGGCCACTGGGCCATTCCAACCGATGCACCCAACGTGCTAGCTGATGTGGTATGGTCCGCCTCTGGCAACCAGATCACCGGCGAACCCGACTTCGGCATCGCAATGTACTATTGGATCGAGATCGACTCTCCTGATTGCACTCTAGTGCAAAGCATCAGCATCGACCTATCTGACAATACCATCACCAGCGGTGATGGCGGCATTGCCTGCATCTTAGACCATATGGAGTACACCAATGGCTACGTCGAGTTGAACGCCGATATAAACATCGAGAACAACGTCATGAACACTGTCTATGGCGGCCCCCTCATCGTAGAGGATGATGATTGGGAGTACACCGGTGTATATGTCGGGCCCGATGAAATGGTGATGGCCGATGGGATCTATGGTATGGACCTCAGCTTCAATGTGCTGATATCCGGCAACCAGATCAGCGGTTACGAGGTCGGTTTGAACCTGATGGGAATGGCCGAAATGATGCCCAGCCTGGATGACGAGTTCATCTGGTCTATCGATGTAAACTACATCGTGGAGAACAACTACATCAACAACACCGATGTAGCCATCCAAGCCTTCGGTGGCAACATGACGATGACCAACAATGTCATCGATGACGCCTGGCGCGGCATAGAGTGGGATTACGCCAACGGTGAGATATCTGACAACACCATAACCACCTACCGTGGTCTGGAGCTCGATCATCCTTACCAGTTACTGGTTCAAAACAACCTGATAACCTTCGAGGAAACTGGTATAGATGTTTGGGGAGCGGAAAGGGACTCCGCCCTGCAGATCGTGGGCAACACCATAACCTGCATTGAAACTGAAGGGGGTCCCATGTACAGCTGGGGAACGGGTGTGGAGATCGACGATTCGGATAACGTAGTGGTCGATGGCAATATCATCACAAATGCCTACTACGGCATCGACTCGGAGGATGTCTACAACCTGACCATCAGCAACAACCAGATCACTGGTTGCGGTACCGGTATCTATCTGGAAGATGGGTACATGTGCTGGATCGAGTCCAACCTGGTAACGGATGGTGGAGATGGTATGTATGTCTATGATTGTGGGGACATAATCATCGGCAACAACACCTTCGCTGACAACGCCTACGAAGGTCTGGACATCGAAGACTGTTACGTCGTCCTGTACAACAACGAGTTCAGCGGCAACGGGGATTACGGGGTTGACACCTACGATTCCTATGTCATCTGGTATATCGACGCCAACTGCGTGGTGGCACGCAACGATGTGGACTTCGAAGGTCAGATCGAGATAATGGAAGGCGGTACCATGATGGTCGAGGATGTCGACGACTTCTATGTCTACGGCATTCTCGTGGACGAAGGTGGCCTGCTCTTCATGAGCAACTCTGACCTTTACGGCTGGGGTAACTTGGAGGTATACGGTACCTTCTGGGCCAACGT
Protein-coding regions in this window:
- the hypB gene encoding hydrogenase nickel incorporation protein HypB, encoding MEVKSASVHKITHISMETDVLAENKHLAEHNLQKLRGSSIRSMDVMGTTGAGKTALIIKLSKLLMDRGLRVAVIAGDVAGQDDYDRFHAAGVKAFNLNTGKECHLDANLLDHALDDIDLMGIDFLFIENVGNLVCPADFPLGTDLRLVVISVTEGDDMVRKHPMIFQEADIAVLNKLDIAAYMEIDVDRVRADYRKLSGGKDLHTVSVRTGEGLNELVSKILG
- a CDS encoding right-handed parallel beta-helix repeat-containing protein; this encodes MNNPDNVQSINSKTGLAKRAALYLGILAFALVLLLFLSAGQASATDVSADITTDTTWTSGSMYNVTVPITVAANATLTIQENVTVIFEPGASLTVEGGLIVQGSAALPVVFDSNATAGSYLWSGVLFLEDATGSVEYLTIINATIGLYFQNATVPFSNVMIQGDGTYGVFYDLIEGDWTLAMSDLTVDGASTGVYVQNGNGSLDLTLQNLDITATGYGATIGVGSMTDDLRTLDLSVMDCSFTGGFVGIYAYAENGGSALVNGSEFLGQEWNAYIFESNEGDIDVEIVDSVFDGSSANYVVVYIVEEIDYEFELYGQHSWDDTYTSGSYWIDLPFAFSYEGYEYTSVLFSEDGWLDFNMGQRINTVGNADLSYHGDQFFGYIIADDNSSALFNWFATDSENDCSNAFQVKLFATGEFQINFATMDGDDSDNWGLWTWDFDYDLTDMLGISCWDADYTSYLFTPNALSDALAIFVTADVGDINVVLSGNTITSYALGGVWVYAYDGDMTFEATENSVSKMYSSFESIILTETYNGTTDAILVNNTFDHIWSYAVFFRTYSSVGGSDSFEVIGNVFTKTMFGVYAFVYVESDDRDELVNDTLSVVANFQDNIMTDAYGLGCGVSIDSYDQVNWNVTVEQTFTGNVMTQERFEGSSPFDMPFMGYSPWMMWAFLEVDDYEDINATSMTIDHTVTITGNEIEAPVYFDDAGISAQNYVYNYMGDVSSTCVMTITDNIITFDSWDSLYVGGWIEANLGTVDSDTSLVIENNQIYGWSYYGIDVEWGASNNDDEMALDMNAEIYISVVDNLVDGSYEGIYLDVEYDQYNCVGDWNINLTAHMDQNQLLNVHYGIEAFFDAGVEFSDYYWPYYDEVAVGNMVINYLLTADDNVVTSMDGENPWNSIIYVEIDYWADVSYDTLFTEANVLVNGAVSVSGNNITQEYGDFRCIGVWHGYEVQKTGDMEVNVELAIDDNIIDTDYYADYAIELWDAVEMYGHWAIPTDAPNVLADVVWSASGNQITGEPDFGIAMYYWIEIDSPDCTLVQSISIDLSDNTITSGDGGIACILDHMEYTNGYVELNADINIENNVMNTVYGGPLIVEDDDWEYTGVYVGPDEMVMADGIYGMDLSFNVLISGNQISGYEVGLNLMGMAEMMPSLDDEFIWSIDVNYIVENNYINNTDVAIQAFGGNMTMTNNVIDDAWRGIEWDYANGEISDNTITTYRGLELDHPYQLLVQNNLITFEETGIDVWGAERDSALQIVGNTITCIETEGGPMYSWGTGVEIDDSDNVVVDGNIITNAYYGIDSEDVYNLTISNNQITGCGTGIYLEDGYMCWIESNLVTDGGDGMYVYDCGDIIIGNNTFADNAYEGLDIEDCYVVLYNNEFSGNGDYGVDTYDSYVIWYIDANCVVARNDVDFEGQIEIMEGGTMMVEDVDDFYVYGILVDEGGLLFMSNSDLYGWGNLEVYGTFWANVCLFDGFDIYLGPTSAAEIRGSAIMYYGHTGIHVDGCSPVIADNLLFSPYGIYGILVEGEGASPSIVSNIIALNNQGIYARDTDMGGIYDNIFLLNLKSGILAENATGMIHDNVFLANKIEILLRNCDVSIEDNEIGYTDLFQVLANYAPLLGHFMGTSASEAAEVTSDEPLAMLESILGISDLDIWDLTSWVKGHNGIWAENSVVKTSGNTYGMLNYALYAVGSEIHFADDIVMQELLVPHVSDNATVNYSVNIYVLNGIYASGSTLWVDGSTIEVLDDAIVLENSQAWIEGATLMAGDFDYFVFGDSDVYNIATSYDTFKVENSHSLNEGTWLTVHAEDKGEPVANVTIVIKNAKGEIVFEGVTDAEGKIRVLLSQYAWTYEGRDDGFNPYTITAYFESGNKTMDLTLNESYMDVTITGEKESDMGAILAVIGVLVIILLIVAAVVIMRRRK